In Deinococcus sp. YIM 134068, a genomic segment contains:
- a CDS encoding ExeM/NucH family extracellular endonuclease, translated as MKKTLPLSLTLLLASCGLFPETPTRPPAPTCTAATTSLTEISAVQGSGAQSPLAGQAVAVRGVVTGDFQGEGGLNGFFVQDYEGDGDAATSDGVFVSAPGGADVGVGDFVQVAGTVEDGGATQLGSVTRLEACGTGYSVPAASVTLPAPGGTDLERFEGMRVEFAQTLTVTEVYGLGRYGEVELAGGGRLFTPTNGNVTTTPEANAARRVLLDDGSTRQNPNPIPYLGAEGTRRVGDTVTGLTGVLGYGFGEYRVQPTGAVSFVNANPRTERPADVGGTLRVASFNVLNYFTDLGQRGANTAAEFGRQQAKIVAAIRAIDADVLGLVEMQNNGDVALQNLVDALNADAGGEVYRAVPTGTIGTDAIKVAVIYRAARVNPVGAPRIDTSAVLDRPTVAQTFQQRDGNGVFTLVVNHFKSKGSCPTTGDVDTGQGCWNLRRVEQARALVAFTEALRTESGDADVLVVGDLNAYGAEDPIRLLEGAGFESLNKRIPAAERYSYIFEGLSGYLDHALSTPNLGGQVSGVTEWHINADEPVVLDYNTEFRTQDPYTPTPYRSSDHDPVVVGLRLTADAVRAASPTLSVTPPQGAQAGQRVELAVDARAAQGSTLSALEVDWGDGSAVESLPVGSVSAGHTYAAAGEYAVAVRVRDANGQTAGRTLTLRVTAAPVANAPWINELHYDNAGSDAGEFVEVVVPTGYDAGGLGIVLYNGNGGTSYTATGGSTLTAAGTAGGFTLYTAPATGIQNGAPDGVALCDGERLVEFVSYEGTFTATDGCAAGQPSTDIGVVEAGTEAAGQSLQKTGTGSASASFTWTGPGTSTPGQPNTGQTLR; from the coding sequence ATGAAGAAGACGTTGCCCCTGTCCCTGACGCTGCTCCTCGCCTCCTGCGGCCTCTTCCCGGAGACGCCGACCCGGCCCCCGGCACCGACCTGCACGGCGGCCACCACGTCCCTCACCGAGATTTCCGCCGTGCAGGGGAGCGGGGCACAGAGTCCGCTCGCCGGGCAGGCGGTGGCGGTGCGGGGGGTGGTGACGGGCGACTTCCAGGGGGAGGGCGGGCTGAACGGCTTTTTCGTGCAGGACTACGAGGGCGACGGCGACGCGGCCACCTCGGACGGCGTGTTCGTCTCTGCACCGGGCGGGGCGGACGTGGGGGTCGGCGACTTCGTGCAGGTCGCGGGCACGGTGGAGGACGGCGGGGCCACGCAGCTCGGCAGCGTCACCAGGCTGGAGGCATGCGGCACGGGCTACTCGGTGCCCGCCGCGTCCGTGACGCTGCCCGCACCGGGGGGCACCGACCTCGAACGGTTCGAGGGCATGCGGGTGGAGTTCGCGCAGACCCTCACCGTGACGGAGGTATACGGTCTGGGGCGCTACGGCGAGGTCGAGCTGGCGGGCGGCGGGCGGCTGTTCACCCCGACGAACGGCAACGTCACGACCACCCCGGAGGCGAACGCGGCGCGGCGGGTCCTCCTCGACGACGGAAGTACGCGGCAGAACCCCAACCCCATCCCGTACCTCGGCGCGGAGGGCACCCGCCGGGTCGGCGACACCGTGACCGGGCTGACAGGGGTGCTGGGCTACGGCTTCGGCGAGTACCGGGTGCAGCCCACCGGGGCCGTGTCCTTCGTGAATGCCAACCCGCGCACCGAGCGCCCCGCCGATGTGGGCGGCACCCTGCGGGTGGCGAGCTTCAACGTGCTGAACTACTTCACCGATCTGGGGCAGCGGGGAGCGAACACCGCCGCCGAGTTCGGGCGACAGCAGGCGAAGATCGTCGCGGCGATCCGGGCCATCGACGCGGACGTGCTGGGCCTCGTGGAGATGCAGAACAACGGGGACGTGGCCCTCCAGAACCTCGTGGACGCGCTGAACGCGGACGCCGGGGGCGAGGTCTACCGGGCCGTCCCCACGGGCACCATCGGCACCGACGCGATCAAGGTGGCCGTCATCTACAGGGCCGCCCGCGTGAATCCGGTCGGCGCGCCGCGCATCGACACGAGCGCCGTCCTCGACCGCCCGACGGTGGCGCAGACGTTCCAGCAGCGGGACGGGAACGGGGTCTTCACCCTCGTCGTCAACCACTTCAAGAGCAAGGGGAGCTGCCCGACGACCGGCGACGTGGACACCGGGCAGGGCTGCTGGAACCTCAGGCGGGTGGAGCAGGCGCGGGCGCTCGTCGCCTTTACGGAAGCGCTGAGAACGGAGAGCGGGGACGCCGACGTTCTCGTGGTGGGCGACCTCAACGCGTACGGGGCGGAGGACCCCATCCGGCTGCTGGAGGGCGCGGGCTTCGAGAGCCTGAATAAGCGCATCCCCGCCGCCGAGCGCTACTCCTACATCTTCGAGGGGCTGAGCGGGTACCTCGACCACGCGCTGTCCACCCCGAACCTGGGCGGGCAGGTCAGCGGCGTGACCGAGTGGCACATCAACGCGGACGAGCCGGTGGTGCTCGACTACAACACGGAGTTCAGGACGCAGGACCCCTATACGCCGACCCCCTACCGCTCCAGCGACCACGACCCGGTGGTGGTGGGGCTGAGGCTGACCGCCGACGCCGTGCGGGCCGCGTCGCCCACCCTGAGCGTGACCCCGCCGCAGGGCGCGCAGGCCGGACAGCGGGTCGAACTCGCCGTCGACGCGCGGGCGGCACAGGGAAGCACCCTGAGCGCGCTGGAGGTGGACTGGGGCGACGGGAGTGCCGTGGAGAGTCTTCCCGTGGGCAGCGTGAGCGCGGGCCACACCTACGCGGCGGCGGGCGAGTACGCGGTCGCCGTGCGGGTGCGCGACGCGAACGGGCAGACGGCGGGCCGGACCCTGACCCTGCGGGTGACGGCGGCCCCGGTGGCGAACGCGCCGTGGATCAACGAGCTGCACTACGACAACGCGGGGAGCGACGCGGGCGAGTTCGTGGAGGTCGTCGTCCCGACGGGGTACGACGCGGGCGGGCTTGGGATCGTCCTCTACAACGGCAACGGCGGCACCTCGTACACGGCCACGGGCGGAAGCACCCTGACGGCGGCGGGCACGGCGGGCGGCTTCACCCTGTACACCGCCCCGGCGACGGGCATCCAGAACGGGGCACCCGACGGGGTGGCGCTGTGTGACGGCGAGAGGCTGGTCGAGTTCGTGAGCTACGAGGGGACCTTCACGGCCACGGACGGATGTGCCGCCGGGCAACCGAGTACGGACATCGGCGTGGTCGAGGCGGGCACCGAGGCGGCGGGCCAGTCGCTCCAGAAGACGGGCACGGGGAGCGCGTCCGCCAGCTTCACGTGGACCGGGCCGGGCACCAGCACGCCGGGCCAGCCCAACACGGGGCAGACGCTGCGCTGA
- a CDS encoding tyrosine-type recombinase/integrase: protein MSDRSVFDAALEGPPNELAERVRRALLRHDLDSAWPILRKHLPDARENPTTLKNTLSGIKKLVTYAQEQGESLLSPAPGFAARYLEATGHHAPATRRVLLSRARALYHALRELEVVGPHFDPFADVRGPDLRVRPGEDKVLYEDEEVARLVAHADAEARALVLLGADAGLTTGETARLTWEDVQLSGDHLRVRGRDIVASGRLTDALRAWAARDEGVLYARGSVFSLTDHAIRARLYRLCRQANVTYKAWRALRHHYALRLWQETGDPHLVADQLGLGTLLAVQPYVRLEGQRRRRLGQGET, encoded by the coding sequence ATGAGCGACCGATCGGTGTTCGACGCCGCGCTGGAGGGTCCCCCGAACGAACTCGCCGAGCGGGTGCGGCGGGCGCTGCTGAGGCATGACCTCGACTCGGCGTGGCCCATTCTGCGGAAGCATCTGCCGGATGCCCGCGAGAATCCCACGACGCTGAAGAACACGCTGAGCGGGATCAAGAAGCTCGTGACGTACGCGCAGGAGCAGGGGGAGTCGCTGCTGTCGCCCGCGCCGGGGTTCGCGGCCCGGTATCTGGAGGCGACCGGGCACCACGCGCCCGCGACGCGGCGGGTGCTGCTCTCGCGTGCCCGCGCCCTGTACCACGCCCTGCGCGAACTGGAGGTGGTCGGCCCGCACTTCGACCCCTTCGCGGACGTGAGGGGTCCCGACCTGCGGGTGCGCCCCGGCGAGGACAAGGTGCTGTACGAGGACGAGGAGGTGGCCCGGCTCGTCGCGCACGCCGACGCCGAGGCCCGCGCCCTCGTGCTGCTGGGGGCCGACGCGGGCCTCACGACGGGGGAGACCGCCCGGCTGACCTGGGAGGACGTGCAGCTCTCGGGCGACCACCTGCGGGTCCGGGGCCGCGACATCGTGGCGAGCGGGCGGCTCACCGACGCCCTGCGCGCGTGGGCGGCGCGGGACGAGGGCGTGCTGTACGCGCGGGGGTCGGTCTTCTCGCTCACCGACCACGCCATCCGTGCCCGGCTGTACCGGCTGTGCAGGCAGGCCAACGTCACCTACAAGGCGTGGCGGGCGCTCCGGCACCACTACGCCCTGCGGCTGTGGCAGGAGACGGGCGACCCCCACCTCGTCGCCGACCAGCTCGGCCTCGGCACCCTCCTTGCCGTGCAGCCCTACGTCCGGCTGGAGGGCCAGCGGCGGCGGCGGCTCGGGCAGGGGGAGACGTGA